One Niabella beijingensis DNA window includes the following coding sequences:
- a CDS encoding OsmC family protein — MLNNLNLEALQGYIDLVKSNPAEGIATFGVTANWQNGVNTEITTHSKNVGSKRVATQFKYSIGEPAELLGDDKNPNPQDYILGGMAGCMMVGFVAGASGKGIELKSVQLDIVGELDLRGFLDLDPNVTVGFEELQFNFKVEGSGTQEQYDEIIEHVRKVSPGYQTILKPVKISINKEI, encoded by the coding sequence ATGTTGAACAATCTGAATTTAGAAGCATTGCAAGGCTACATAGACCTTGTAAAAAGTAACCCTGCCGAGGGTATTGCTACTTTTGGTGTTACTGCAAACTGGCAAAATGGTGTCAATACAGAAATCACTACCCATAGTAAAAATGTAGGTTCAAAAAGAGTTGCTACACAGTTTAAATATTCTATTGGCGAACCAGCTGAATTATTGGGTGATGATAAGAACCCTAACCCACAGGATTATATTCTTGGCGGTATGGCTGGCTGTATGATGGTTGGATTTGTTGCCGGAGCATCAGGAAAAGGAATAGAATTAAAAAGCGTGCAATTGGATATTGTTGGCGAATTAGACCTAAGAGGCTTTTTAGATTTAGACCCGAATGTTACTGTAGGTTTTGAAGAACTGCAATTCAATTTTAAAGTTGAGGGCAGCGGAACACAAGAGCAGTACGATGAAATCATAGAGCACGTGCGCAAGGTTTCTCCTGGTTATCAAACCATCCTGAAACCTGTCAAAATCTCTATCAATAAAGAGATATAG
- a CDS encoding AraC family transcriptional regulator, protein MQEYRSIGNISEDLPFEVIPLAEYLEQQRERVTLPHTQDFYQIIWFKSGSGVHTVDFNEYEVFENAIFFIAKNQVHCFSSLNKSEGFVINFDEAFLVQKDGDVDFFLKCNLFNNPYQMPSCCVGSGWEYKLDEYIAQMRVELSEKKSYGKEELLRLYLKAFLIQVQRRKHQLEEIESGINPFPVDEKRNLLVQFVNAVDENFNRNLTVSQYAELLHISSRTLSNLTLQLLQKRPIQVIQERIILEAKRLLLHSELSVKEIADRIGFEDPAYFVRYFKKHTALSPTNFRKTVR, encoded by the coding sequence ATGCAGGAATACCGCTCTATTGGAAACATAAGTGAAGATTTGCCCTTTGAGGTAATTCCATTAGCTGAATATCTCGAACAACAAAGAGAAAGGGTTACGCTACCCCATACGCAGGATTTTTATCAAATAATATGGTTTAAGTCTGGTAGCGGTGTGCATACCGTTGATTTCAACGAATATGAAGTGTTTGAAAACGCAATATTTTTCATAGCCAAAAATCAGGTGCATTGTTTTTCTTCTTTGAACAAAAGTGAGGGCTTTGTTATCAATTTCGATGAGGCTTTTTTGGTACAGAAAGATGGGGATGTCGATTTTTTCCTAAAATGCAACCTGTTTAACAATCCTTATCAAATGCCATCATGCTGCGTGGGTAGTGGCTGGGAATACAAGCTGGATGAGTACATTGCTCAAATGCGTGTAGAACTTTCGGAAAAGAAGTCCTACGGGAAAGAGGAATTATTAAGATTGTACTTAAAGGCGTTTCTAATACAGGTGCAGCGCAGAAAACACCAGCTTGAAGAAATAGAAAGCGGTATTAACCCTTTTCCCGTTGATGAAAAAAGGAATTTATTAGTGCAGTTCGTCAATGCGGTAGATGAGAATTTTAACCGTAACCTGACGGTGAGCCAGTATGCGGAATTATTACATATTTCTTCACGAACGTTATCTAATCTAACCCTGCAACTGTTGCAAAAGCGACCTATACAGGTTATACAGGAGCGGATAATCTTAGAAGCGAAAAGACTGCTTTTACATTCGGAGCTTTCGGTTAAGGAGATAGCTGACCGCATCGGGTTTGAAGACCCGGCTTATTTTGTCCGTTATTTCAAAAAGCATACTGCATTGTCTCCAACCAACTTCCGTAAAACAGTCAGATAA